One genomic window of Limanda limanda chromosome 16, fLimLim1.1, whole genome shotgun sequence includes the following:
- the fhip1b gene encoding FHF complex subunit HOOK-interacting protein 1B translates to MSWLSRLNPRGSGSRSGRSAAPSSPCTADPETCLMVFENHWRQLSWVLEQHEPSSSSDDLIAVRNHTDQMLCLLAEERPAESAEGGPSVLPMGPILELVVTENILEGLVQWHLRRGLDPDSQGALLKLFEMLIGQSQQPLLQHTAVLHPLLRLMGACADPDLGCPPVLENSLVLLLNQVCVTMARQPVVLEMLFRAAPAQQGSTNLLIFSLLVPFIHRDGAIGQQARDALLLVMAASASHEAVARYIAENSYFCPVLATGLSALYSSLPRKIEVRGDDWHALRREDWIGVSSLVLFMNSLEFCNAVVQVAHPLVRSQLLDYLHNGFLVPVMGPALHKSSVDEMIASTAYLDLFLRSVTETSLLKTFLRFILLHCHDNDTILDTLLTRISSNSRLCMVSLSLFRTLLSLHCEDIMLQLVLRYLLPCTHVMLSQRRAIRETDIYGKSADKFLSLIPECCRLDAAPSAERDEDNAFWGKVLNSPSTESPAPPRPSTPSRLAFFIRQQSSGGGSGGGGPSTPSSMEPLQSGPASSHPLSPDSPMHQLQTHTESLDWDSGYLEYLKDARRGIELCSWACRDWSAPYDGENPSPITAPPPPPPPTSNPSMVMLPEHFAFHQGGSTNTPPVQQRAAIVAAARSEWSSSERDSGEWDITIGKNSCISLTPRSKKRSLQREELLPKPVPPLVPSSSSSATSLTTSHAVSSPAPHIPTSAITVSYQAMYNGTMGQGDGCSDSRDRGLEVKKVKRDLGEQEYLDENSNQNGSLVTRPSQSCTSLPQSIFNSSDISDEKSCPNQIPSQSSISQPTSDTKLLTSDTSNPHSETSDLPEANQTQQSVESLIEELLEQSPGDPQLPPDTNGQGISIEAFTQELRELEDRVKERCRAACLQEETNRESLTAERPEEEQQPSSAMEAKLISDTKVEGSVVGLYSPARPLNQPASQPYTGPFMVVLFAKLENMLQNSLYVNILLTGIVAQLACYPQPLLRSFLLNTNMVFQPSVKSLIQVLGSVKNRIEAFAASHEDFPAMLRKAQQYLVARGKVDWTDSPAAVPPLRRSDSLVKSRKPSLGDLILRHTNSPTRARNAAQLALAHVRDGSQSLTSALFRGSGGSSGLEKQAEALRVKNAVYCAVIFCEFLKELAALAQEHAVTLPFPQSQEVEE, encoded by the exons ATGAGCTGGCTGAGCAGGTTGAACCCGCGGGGCTCCGGGAGTCGGTCTGGCCGGAGCGCCGCCCCCTCCAGCCCCTGCACCGCAGACCCAGAGACCTGCCTCATGgtgtttgagaaccactggagACAG CTCTCTTGGGTGCTGGAGCAGCACGAGCCTTCATCGTCCAGCGACGACCTGATAGCAGTGAGGAATCACACAGACCAGATGTTGTGTCTGCTGGCAGAGGAGAGGCCGGCTGAGAGCGCAGAGGGCGGCCCCAGTGTTCTACCCATGGGCCCCATACTGGAGCTGGTGGTCACTGAGAATATTCTGGAAGGCCTGGTTCAGTGGCACCTCCGCCGCGGCTTGGATCCCGAcagccagggggcgctgctcAAGCTCTTTGAGATGCTCATCGGCCAGTCCCAGCAGCCTCTGCTACAGCACACAGCCGTTCTCCACCCCTTGCTGAGGCTGATGGGAGCTTGTGCTGACCCAGATCTTGGTTGTCCTCCAGTGCTGGAGAACAGCCTGGTACTTCTGCTCAACCAG GTGTGCGTGACCATGGCCCGGCAACCAGTGGTTCTAGAGATGTTGTTCCGTGCAGCACCAGCCCAGCAGGGCTCCACCAACCTGCTGATCTTCTCCCTCCTCGTGCCGTTCATCCACCGCGACGGAGCGATCGGACAGCAGGCCAGAGACGCGCTGTTGCTGGTCATGGCGGCATCTGCCAGCCACGAGGCCGTGGCGCGCTACATCGCAGAGAACTCCTATTTCTGCCCG gTGTTAGCAACAGGCCTCAGCGCTCTCTACTCCTCTCTGCCCAGAAAAATTGAGGTTCGGGGAGACGACTGGCACGCCCTGAGGCGGGAGGACTGGATCGGTGTGTCGTCACTCGTGCTGTTCATGAACTCGCTGGAGTTCTGCAACGCTGTGGTGCAAGTCGCTCACCCCCTGGTCCGCTCCCAGCTCCTGGACTACCTCCACAATGGCTTCCTTGTACCTGTCATGGGCCCCGCCCTTCATAAG tcgTCGGTGGATGAGATGATTGCCAGCACCGCCTACCTTGACCTATTCCTGCGTAGTGTGACAGAGACTTCCCTCCTCAAAACCTTCCTGCGCTTCATCCTGCTGCATTGCCACGACAACGACACCATCCTGGACACATTGCTCACACGCATCAGCAGCAATTCAAGG CTGTGCATGGTCTCACTGAGCCTCTTCAGGACTCTGCTCTCTCTGCACTGTGAAGACATCATGCTGCAGCTTGTTCTCAG GTATCTACTGCCCTGTACCCATGTCATGCTGAGTCAGCGTCGGGCCATCAGGGAGACAGACATTTATGGAAAGTCAGCAGACAAGTTCCTGTCGCTGATCCCTGAGTGCTGTCGGCTGGATGCAGCGCCCTCTGCTGAGCGGGACGAGGACAATGCCTTCTGGGGAAAAG TGCTGAACAGTCCAAGTACAGAGTCTCCTGCCCCACCAAGACCCAGCACCCCATCCCGCTTAGCCTTCTTCATCCGCCaacagagcagtggaggaggatCAGGGGGAGGAGGTCCCTCTACACCTTCCAGCATGGAGCCGCTGCAGTCGGGTCCTGCCAGCTCTCACCCTTTATCCCCTGACAGCCCAATGCaccagctgcagacacacacagagagtcttGACTGGGACTCGGGTTACCTGGAGTACCTCAAAGACGCCCGACGAGGCATCGAGCTCTGTTCCTGGGCCTGCCGAGACTGGTCAGCCCCCTATGATGGAGAAAACCCCTCCCCAATCACagcccctccacccccacctccccctaCCTCCAACCCCTCCATGGTCATGTTGCCTGAGCACTTCGCTTTTCATCAGGGAGGAAGCACTAACACCCCTCCCGTCCAACAGAGGGCAGCCATTGTGGCCGCCGCACGGTCTGAGTGGAGCAGTTCGGAGCGGGACAGCGGAGAGTGGGACATTACGATCGGcaaaaacagctgcatcagcCTCACGCCTCGCTCCAAGAAACGCAGCctgcagagggaggagctgTTGCCGAAACCTGTACCTCCTCTCGTCCCATCTTCCTCGTCTTCAGCCACCTCTCTAACAACTTCCCATGCCGTCTCGTCTCCAGCTCCTCACATTCCCACCTCAGCTATCACTGTTAGCTACCAGGCCATGTATAACGGAACAATGGGACAGGGGGACGGATGCTCAGACAGTCGAGATAGAGGTCTGGAggtaaagaaagtgaagagagaTTTAGGGGAGCAAGAGTATTTGGATgaaaattcaaatcaaaatggATCCCTCGTCACACGTCCCTCACAAAGCTGCACCAGTCTCCCACAATCCATTTTTAACAGCAGTGACATCAGTGATGAAAAATCATGCCCTAACCAGATTCCCTCACAGAGCTCAATTTCCCAACCAACGTCTGACACCAAACTGCTGACCAGCGACACCTCAAACCCGCACAGTGAAACCTCAGATCTTCCAGAAGCCAACCAGACACAGCAGTCTGTCGAGAGTCTCATTGAGGAGCTGCTAGAGCAGTCCCCAGGGGACCCCCAGCTCCCTCCAGACACCAATGGTCAGGGCATCAGCATCGAAGCCTTCACACAGGAACTGAGAGAGCTGGAGGACAGGGTGAAGGAACGCTGCAGAGCAGCCTGTCTGCAGGAGGAAACGAACAGAGAGTCCCTGACAGCTGAGCGCCCGGAGGAGGAACAGCAGCCGTCCTCGGCCATGGAGGCAAAGCTGATCAGTGACACAAAAGTAGAGGGCAGTGTGGTGGGCCTTTATAGTCCTGCCAGACCATTAAACCAGCCGGCCTCACAGCCATACACAG gtcCATTTATGGTGGTTCTGTTTGCCAAGCTGGAAAACATGCTCCAAAACTCACTGTATGTCAACATCCTGCTCACGGGCATCGTGGCTCAGCTGGCCTGCTACCCTCAGCCCCTCCTGCGGTCCTTCCTTCTCAACACCAATATGGTCTTCCAGCCCAGTGTCAAGTCACTGATCCAG GTTCTCGGTTCTGTGAAGAATCGTATCGAGGCGTTTGCAGCTTCCCATGAGGACTTCCCTGCCATGCTGAGGAAAGCCCAGCAGTACCTGGTGGCACGAGGCAAAGTGGACTGGACCGACTCGCCTGCAGCCGTTCCCCCCCTGCGCCGCTCGGATTCATTAG tgAAGAGTCGTAAGCCATCTCTCGGAGACCTGATCCTTCGTCACACCAACAGCCCGACTCGGGCCCGGAACGCCGCTCAGCTGGCCCTGGCACACGTACGGGATGGCAGCCAATCACTGACCAGCGCACTGTTCCGGGGCAGTGGAGGGTCATCAGGCCTGGAGAAGCAAGCCGAGGCACTGCGAGTGAAGAACGCCGTCTACTGCGCCGTCATCTTCTGTGAGTTCCTCAAGGAGCTGGCTGCCCTGGCTCAGGAGCACGCCGTCACCCTGCCCTTCCCCCAGagccaggaggtggaggaataG
- the cnga4 gene encoding cyclic nucleotide-gated cation channel alpha-4: MEKTGDVNVSGNKWLRLVRWHQEKKVNEEGEDGAKDEGKPSIALELKVNWRELAVDPAEKFYYVWLQVMIFPILYNWVIIILRTCFTGIAMSYLPVWLTLDYLSDLMYIVDMIITVHTGYLDQGILIIDLNQLKKRYLHSKHFLRDLISVLPTDLLYFLFGIQTPMVRINRLLRMPRLNEALDRMETRTSYPNTFRITKLMSYIFVLIHWNACLYFALSNYIGFGSDRWVYPNISNPEFASMRRQYFYCFWFSAQIFTTVGDTPLPKREEEYCFMIADLLIAVLVFASIVGNVGNVISSLRDRDNVFFPNHELVKAYLRSHHISKELRQRIDNWYQHLHINKKIMRENEILEQLPVHLRTEIAVSVHLSTLSKVTIFKSCEKSLLEELVLKLTPQVFSPGEYVCRKGDVGHEMYIIREGKLAVVADDGVTEFAVLTDGNFFGEISILNIKGNKSGNRRTANIRSIGYSDLFSLSKEDLTKVLSEFPAAKHHLEEKGRQILTKMGMLVESGEGEQQEEEKVETKIKRLESILEVLQTKLARLMMELESSSRKMQARVEQLEREVAALETQLPEDGVEAETAEGRGEGVGEEVEWEREEAEGEEEEGSHPKVKNQKQTEDSNEVTKEGDGESTKSAKEDVERLVEGDKSGLKHPDDKEKRKHDDGDKTREKGDDRPGKGDGAEIRPEEEKEDKSRERESEVGKEKAVKEKRGKGPKDEE, from the exons ATGGAGAAAACAGGTGATGTTAATGTTAGCGGTAACAAATGGCTTAGACTCGTCCGGTGGCATCAAGAGAAGAAAGTGAACGAGGAAGGAGAAGATGGAGCCAAAGATGAAGGGAAACCTAGCATCGCTCTGGAGTTGAAAGTTAA tTGGAGAGAGTTGGCGGTTGATCCGGCAGAAAAGTTTTATTACGTCTGGCTACAGGTCATGATCTTCCCTATTCTCTACAACTGGGTGATCATTATTTTGAG AACATGCTTCACGGGAATTGCAATGAGCTACCTGCCTGTGTGGCTTACACTGGACTATCTGTCAGACCTCATGTATATTGTTGACATGATCATCACTGTTCACACAG GTTACTTGGATCAGGGTATCCTGATAATAGATCTAAATCAACTGAAGAAGCGGTACCTGCACTCAAAACATTTCTTGAGGGACTTGATTTCCGTCCTGCCCACAGACCTTCTCTACTTTCTCTTTGGCATCCAAACACCAATGGTGAGGATCAACCGCCTTCTGCGCATGCCACGACTCAACGAGGCCTTGGATCGCATGGAGACAAGAACCTCCTACCCCAACACCTTTCGCATCACCAAGCTCATGAGCTACATATTTGTATTGATCCACTGGAATGCCTGTCTCTACTTTGCACTTTCCAACTACATTGGTTTCGGAAGTGACCGTTGGGTCTACCCAAACATCTCCAATCCAGAGTTTGCCTCCATGCGCCGTCAGTACTTTTACTGCTTTTGGTTCTCTGCCCAGATTTTCACCACAGTAGGAGACACTCCCCTGCCAAAAAGGGAAGAGGAGTACTGCTTTATGATTGCAGACCTGCTCATTGCTGTGCTGGTATTTGCATCCATTGTTGGCAACGTTGGTAATGTTATCTCAAGCCTACGAGACCGTGATAATGTATTTTTCCCAAACCATGAGCTG GTGAAGGCATACCTACGTAGCCATCACATTAGCAAGGAACTTCGTCAGCGTATCGACAACTGGTACCAGCATCTGCACATCAACAAGAAGATCATGCGAGAGAATGAAATCCTAGAGCAGCTGCCTGTGCACCTGAGGACAGAGATCGCTGTCAGCGTTCACCTCTCCACGCTTTCCAAAGTCACCATCTTCAAGAGTTGTGAGAAAAgtctgctggaggagctggtgctTAAGCTAACACCTCAG GTGTTCAGTCCAGGAGAATATGTCTGCAGAAAAGGAGACGTGGGCCATGAGATGTACATCATCAGAGAGGGAAAACTTGCAGTTGTAGCAGATGATGGGGTCACCGAGTTCGCTGTGCTGACTGACGGGAATTTTTTCGGTGAAATTAGTATCCTCAACATCAAAG GTAACAAGTCAGGCAACCGTCGCACTGCCAACATCCGAAGCATCGGCTACTCTGACCTGTTTAGCTTGTCTAAAGAAGATCTTACTAAGGTGTTATCTGAGTTCCCTGCAGCCAAACATCACTTGGAGGAGAAAGGAAGACAGATCCTCACCAAGATGGGCATGTTGGTGGAGAGTggggagggagagcagcaggaggaagagaaagtggaAACCAAGATAAAAAGGCTGGAGAGCATCTTGGAGGTGTTGCAAACCAAACTAGCTCGACTGATGATGGAACTAGAGTCGAGCAGCCGAAAGATGCAGGCCAGGGTTGAGCAATTGGAGAGGGAGGTGGCAGCGCTGGAGACTCAGCTGCCAGAAGATGGGGTAGAGGcagaaacagcagagggaagagGTGAAGGGGTGGGAGAGGAGGTTGAGTGGGAGCGAGAAGAGGCagaaggtgaggaagaggagggttcACATCCAAAGGTGAAAAatcagaaacagacagaagatAGCAATGAAGTGACCaaggagggagacggagagagcaCAAAAAGCGCAAAAGAAGATGTAGAGAGGCTAGTTGAGGGAGATAAATCAGGGCTGAAGCACCCAGATGacaaggaaaagagaaaacacgaCGATGGAGACAAAACCAGAGAAAAAGGAGATGATAGACCTGGGAAAGGAGATGGAGCTGAGATCAGAcctgaagaggagaaagaggataAAAGTAGAGAAAGAGAATCTGAAGTGGGGAAAGAAAaggctgtaaaagaaaaaagaggaaagggGCCGAAAGATGAAgagtag